A stretch of the Nicotiana tabacum cultivar K326 chromosome 6, ASM71507v2, whole genome shotgun sequence genome encodes the following:
- the LOC107792020 gene encoding scarecrow-like protein 8 yields the protein MSSGFPGDFYGAGGINTGRSTMNNNTLRSQLSGILPDPATQIVLGRPNLMGKRSLAEFQQQQQFQFLQQQQQQNQQQQMILQQQQQQQGLGFYLRNVKPRNYQQASPIDFSAVASSISSEFSSFSSNSNASTMNTRHTLPVLQQLRSQPALPSANTNISGFLHPGTQNYSTGVHSRATIGQELLSQESEKKMMNQLQELEKQLLDDVDDEDGDTVSVVTNNEWSETIQNLISPCQSQNQNQNQNQKLASLSPSSSTSSCASSTESPPISCPKQSITEAATAISEGINHVAVEILTRLSQVSNVRGSSIQRLTAYMVSALRSRVNPTDYPPPVLELHSKEHTVSTQNLYEVSPCFKLGFMAANLAILEAVTDHPTNKIHVIDFDVGQGGQYLHLLHALAAKKSEKPAVLKITAFTELVGGVDDRLNAIGVELKAVANKIGVCLYFNVMACKITDLSREKLGLEHDEALAVNFAFKLYRLPDESVTTENLRDELLRRVKGLSPKVVTVVEQELNGNTAPFLARVNEACGYYGALFDSLDATVSRDNLERVRIEEGLSRKMANSVACEGRDRVERCEVFGKWRARMSMAGFVQRPMSQLVANSLCSKLNSGTRGNPGFTVNEQSGGICFGWMGRTLTVASAWR from the coding sequence ATGTCATCAGGTTTTCCCGGCGACTTCTACGGCGCCGGCGGGATTAACACCGGAAGATCTACCATGAATAACAACACACTCAGGTCTCAGCTTTCTGGAATTTTGCCCGACCCGGCTACCCAGATCGTTCTTGGGAGACCCAATTTAATGGGGAAGCGATCTCTTGCGGAGTTTCAACAGCAGCAGCAATTTCAATTTctacaacagcaacagcaacaaaatCAACAGCAGCAGATGAttctacaacaacaacagcaacaacaaggGCTTGGCTTTTATCTTCGTAACGTAAAGCCCAGAAATTACCAGCAGGCTTCTCCTATAGATTTTTCTGCTGTTGCTTCCTCAATTTCATCTGAATTCTCTTCGTTTTCTTCGAATTCAAATGCTTCTACGATGAACACGCGCCATACTCTCCCTGTTCTTCAACAACTCCGGTCACAGCCCGCTTTGCCTTCGGCTAATACTAATATTAGCGGGTTCTTACATCCGGGTACCCAGAATTATTCCACAGGGGTTCATAGCAGAGCAACTATTGGACAGGAACTACTGTCACAGGAATCAGAGAAAAAGATGATGAATCAGCTTCAGGAGCTCGAGAAACAGCTCCTAGACGACGTCGATGACGAGGACGGCGATACAGTTTCAGTTGTCACCAACAACGAGTGGTCAGAGACAATACAGAATCTGATTAGCCCCTGTCAAAGCCAAAACCAAAACCAGAACCAGAATCAGAAACTTGCTTCACTATCACCATCCTCGTCGACGTCGTCATGTGCTTCTTCTACAGAATCTCCGCCAATTTCTTGTCCCAAGCAGTCCATAACAGAGGCTGCTACTGCAATATCCGAAGGTATAAACCATGTTGCAGTAGAGATCCTCACGCGCCTATCACAGGTTTCCAACGTCAGAGGTTCTTCCATCCAGCGGCTAACAGCATACATGGTTTCGGCTTTGAGGTCGCGCGTGAACCCCACGGATTACCCACCGCCGGTGTTGGAGTTGCACAGCAAAGAACACACGGTATCTACACAGAATCTGTACGAGGTATCCCCATGTTTTAAGCTCGGTTTCATGGCTGCGAATCTAGCCATTCTTGAAGCTGTGACGGACCACCCCACGAACAAGATTCACGTCATTGATTTTGACGTCGGCCAAGGCGGACAGTACTTGCATTTACTGCATGCATTGGCTGCTAAGAAATCAGAAAAGCCAGCTGTACTAAAGATCACGGCTTTCACAGAGCTAGTAGGCGGAGTTGACGATAGACTCAATGCTATCGGCGTTGAGCTGAAAGCCGTGGCTAACAAAATTGGAGTTTGTTTGTATTTCAACGTAATGGCTTGTAAAATTACTGATTTGAGCAGGGAAAAACTGGGACTTGAACATGACGAGGCATTAGCAGTGAATTTTGCATTCAAATTGTACAGACTGCCTGACGAGAGCGTAACGACGGAGAATCTAAGAGATGAGCTTCTCCGGCGAGTGAAGGGGTTATCGCCGAAGGTGGTAACGGTGGTTGAGCAAGAATTGAACGGGAACACGGCGCCGTTTCTAGCGCGTGTGAACGAGGCGTGTGGGTATTACGGAGCGTTGTTCGACTCGCTGGACGCGACTGTGTCTAGGGATAATTTGGAACGAGTCAGGATCGAGGAAGGACTGAGTCGGAAGATGGCTAACTCGGTAGCGTGCGAAGGGAGGGACCGCGTTGAAAGATGCGAAGTGTTCGGGAAGTGGCGGGCCCGAATGAGCATGGCTGGGTTCGTGCAAAGGCCCATGAGTCAACTCGTGGCTAACTCACTTTGTTCGAAGCTTAACTCGGGGACACGTGGCAACCCGGGCTTTACCGTTAATGAACAAAGTGGAGGTATCTGTTTTGGTTGGATGGGACGAACTCTCACCGTCGCATCTGCTTGGCGTTAA